One genomic window of Coffea eugenioides isolate CCC68of chromosome 1, Ceug_1.0, whole genome shotgun sequence includes the following:
- the LOC113783744 gene encoding uncharacterized protein LOC113783744 has translation MLRLLRSSTSLQIPHPFALHKNHRKSASGLGFHWDQKLLPRRRNSNFRSLGAVDRDSDFEVDPVKAREALEKLDEQLQSLAQKQVDPPKFRASDLKQLEGQMREETTEISGSFLVYAASGLLIFTIFYNVLFLTVIKPAIDGQNEPVEITSSSVESEKNSSFTGGIT, from the exons ATGCTTCGTCTTCTTCGAAGCTCCACTTCTCTTCAAATTCCACATCCATTCGCTCTCCACAAAAATCACAGAAAATCAGCATCCGGGCTTGGATTTCATTGGGACCAAAAATTGCTACCTAGAAGAAGAAACAGCAACTTTCGCTCACTCGGTGCCGTGGACAGAGACTCTGACTTTGAGGTTGATCCAGTTAAGGCCCGGGAAGCTCTAGAAAAGCTTGACGAACAGCTTCAATCTCTTGCTCAGAAACAAGTCGACCCTCCAAAATTCAGAG CTTCAGATCTAAAGCAGCTAGAAGGTCAAATGAGAGAAGAGACTACAGAAATTTCAGGGTCATTTTTAGTGTACGCAGCTTCAGGTCTCCTAATATTCACAATTTTCTACAATGTATTGTTTCTAACTGTTATAAAGCCAGCAATAGATGGGCAAAATGAACCTGTTGAAATCACCAGCTCTTCAGTAGAATCTGAAAAAAACAGCTCCTTTACCGGGGGCATTACTTGA